The following proteins come from a genomic window of Leopardus geoffroyi isolate Oge1 chromosome A3, O.geoffroyi_Oge1_pat1.0, whole genome shotgun sequence:
- the LOC123579613 gene encoding uncharacterized protein LOC123579613 gives MGCWGLRALRMHILSSPYWVRILEALINHLTKHQGVPRNVVTSCEPSAMGPGWGGGGWGHHQTQVHLPTAPTLARPGVNPVFTRPTSGKMLGAEGPGRAGRRTASFPTKAQASEGVSEAPHTLLLGSLRPRKGKDVAKVTKQVRAQPRRGEKALAFSLHPRANRGQPGLTFQDLAPVLPLQGLFQTLRAAVRAPGSSLQLAPITSRTSGDLPIPHNTNSTLARHCEEASGAGRREHGARQQEV, from the exons ATGGGCTGTTGGGGCCTCCGTGCCCTGAGAATGCATATTTTATCATCGCCTTATTGGGTCAGGATTCTGGAAGCACTCATCAACCACCTGACAAAGCATCAAGGCGTCCCTCGAAATGTTGTCACCAGCTGTGAGCCCAGCGCCATgggtccggggtgggggggggggggttggggacacCACCAGACACAGGTCCATCTGCCCACAGCCCCGACCTTGGCCCGTCCTGGGGTCAACCCGGTGTTTACCCGGCCTACCTCGGGCAAGATGCTCGGGGCAGAGGGGCCAGGGCGGGCGGGCAGGAGAACCGCCTCCTTCCCTACCAAGGCCCAAGCTTCAGAAGGTGTCTCTGAGGCTCCCCACACTTTACTACTGGGGTCCCTGAGGCCCCGCAAAGGGAAGGACGtggccaaggtcacaaagcaagtCAGAGCGCAgccaagaagaggagaaaaagcccTCGCCTTCTCTCTACATCCACGGGCCAACCGGGGCCAGCCTGGGCTCACCTTTCAGGACCTGGCTCCTGTCCTACCTCTTCAGGGGCTCTTCCAGACTCTTCGAGCAGCTGTTAGGGCCCCGGGTTCCAGCCTCCAACTCGCTCCCATCACATCACGGACCTCTGGAGACTTACCCATCCCCCACAACACAAACTCCACTCTGGCAAGGCACTGCGAGGAAGCCAGCGGGGCTGGCCGTCGTGAGCACGGGGCCCGGCAGCAGGAG GTTTGA